The genomic DNA CGACCATGGATTCCACGCAGTCGGCGCACGAGCCGACCAGGGCGGCGTCCGCGGTCTCCTTGAGGTTGATGATGTGGCCGTTGCGGTAGAAGCCGTCCGAGGTGATGAGCAGCCGGGCCTGGCAGTCGTTGATGCGCTGGCGCAGCGCCTTGGCCGAGAAGCCCGCAAAGACCAGGGAGTGGATGGCCCCGATCTTGGCCGTGGCCAGCATGGCGATGACGGTCTCGGGCAGGGGCGGCATGTAGATGACCACCCGGTCGCCCTTGCGGATACCCAGCGAGCGCAGGGCGTTGGCGAACCGGTTGACCTCGCGGTAGAGCTCGAAATAGGTGTATTTGCGCGAGTCGCCGGGCTCGCCCTCCCAGATCAGGGCGAGCTTGTTCTTGTTGGCGGTCTCGATGTGGCGGTCGAGCGCGTTGTAGACGATGTTGCAGCGCGCCCCGGCAAACCAGCGGTAAAAGGGCGCGTCCTTGTCGTCGAGCACCTGGTCCCATTTCTTGAACCAGTCCAGCTCGTCGGCGGCCTCCTCCCAGTAGCCAAGATGGTCCATGGCCGCGAATTTGCGCGCGGCCTCCAGCTCCTGGGGATTGATGTTGGCCTCGATGACCAATTGGGGCAACGGGCGGAGTACCCGTTCCTCGGTAAGCAAGCTGTCGAGTGCGCCTGACTGATCCATAGTTTCCTCCTCGCCGCCAAAAGCCTGTCAGCGAGCCTCTTTCATAGCACGGTGCCGCCGCAATGCCCGCGATATTCGGCAAGCGGTCCAAGCGGCGGGGCGAACGGTCACAGCCCGATGACCTTTTTCAGCTCCGCGATGCGGCGGCGGCTGATGGGCAGTTCGATGCGGGTGCGGCCCGCGGTGCGCAGCATGAAGTTGGAGCCGGGCATGCTGGCGATCTCGGTGACCATATCCAGATTGACGAGATACTTGCGGTGCACGCGGAAAAACCGGTGCGGCTCCAGCCTGTCCTCCAGGTTCTTGAGCCGGTGCGACGACAAAAACTTCTGGTTGGCCGTATGCACATAGGAATAATCCTCAAACGCCTCGACAAAGATGATCTGGTCGTAGGGGATGAGGATGGTGCGGCCATCCTGGGAGACCGCGAGCTTCTCTATCTCCAGCCTGCGTCCGCCGGTCTGGTCCCAGGCCGACTTCAACGCGGCCAGGAACGAGTCCTGCTCCTCCTCGGGCAACGGAAGCTGCACCGTGCGCTCGCGCTCGCCGTTCGGATCGTCCGGATCGTCGGCGTCCGCGGCAAAACTCGCCGGGGTCGGCACCTCGCGAAAACGTGACTTGAAATTCTGGAGCCGGTCCACGGTCCGGGCCATGCGCCCAGTCGCTGGCGGCCACAAAAGATAATCCGTGGCCCCCAACTCAAAGGCCGCATAGGCGTGGGTCTCGGTGTCGGAGATGAAGACCAGGGCCGGCTTGTGCTTGCGACCGGCCAGCATCTGGGCCATCTCGATGCCCGATGCGCCGCCCGGCAAATCCACACCCACGAAAAACACGCCGTAAGGAATCGCCTCCAACATCTCCATGGCCTCAAAGGCCGAAACCGCCTCGCCGAGCACCTGGATGAAGCGCACATCCTCCAACACGTCGCGCAAAGCGGTGCGAATCTCCGGATCCGGATGGATGAGCAAAGTCTTGAGCTTGGGCATCCCGACGCGTCCCTGGTAGAAAATACACAGTCCCTGGGCCGAGTTCGACCCACTCCCATCACCTACCCGGAATCCCCCCCGCGCGCAAGGGCGAGAAGGAGTGTGGGTGGGGCGTGGTCGGAGTGTGGGTGGGGCATGGGTGTGGGTGGGAGATTCCGGGGGGAAAACTTTTGGAAATAGCCGCCACCTTGTGTGGGACTATCGGCTCTTGCCTTCTGTTTTCAACGGGTTGCGGCCGCTTGGTCGCAGCCCGTTGCTGGTTGTGTGTAACTGCCGTGTGTGAATCGGTCAGGCAACCTGGCGGCCTTCCCTGTCCACGTCATGCCGTACTACTTCCCCTCCTTGTACAGGCCGGATATCCTGGGCCGGAATATGTCGAAATGCTCGGTTCGGATTTGCCGGACCTGTAGCGTCTGGGCGGAACCTTGCCGCCGTATACGCTTTCTGTCTCGGGAAGTCGCGCCAGTGTGGACAAGCAGGAAGGAGTGCCAGATGAACGTGAAGCATTACACTTACCGAGTTCTCTGGTCGGAAGAGGATCAGGAGTATGTCGGCCTGTGCGCCGAGTTCCCCGCTCTCTCCTGGCTCGATGAGGAGCAAGCAGCCGCCCTTGAAGGCATCGTCCATCTAATTCGCGACGTGGTGGCCGACATGGAGGCCAGCGGTGAGCCGATCCCGGAACCGTCAGCCAGAATAATTTTTCCGGCAAGATTTCATTGAGGACCACGCCCGCCGTTCACCGCGACTTGGCTCTGTCGGCAGCAGAGAACGGCGTGAGCTTGAACAGGCTGATCAATGCGCTGATTACGGGTCGGGGGTGTCATAAGGTGGAATTGAATTGCTGAGTGGTGCGGTCATGGTGTGACGGAGTGACGCAGGTATTCCTGGACAGCACGTCAAAGGCAGGACTCGGAAACCGAAGAGGGCGCGCAACTCCGCTCGTCAAGGGCGGCGGTGTCAGGTAAATACCATCACTGTACAAAAAGTGGTTGAGCTAAAAAAACATTGCCGCAATTCATTCATCATGGGTCGAGAGAGGAGCCAACAATGTCGTATCTTGTTAAAAATGAACACTGTTGTGTTTTAGATGGCGATCCTTTCAGAAACGACATGATGTTATGAAAGGGGGCAATTAAGCACCTTGGCCGAAGGTGATCTCGACCGCGCCCGCGAACTGGGCGTGCAACTGGCCGAGGTCAAACTCAGGATCGAGGGGCTCCAGGCCGAGAACGATGTCCTGGCCGAGGTCAAGGTCGACCGCCTGAGCACCCTGGCCGAGCAGGTCCGGCGCTGCGGCATCCTGACCATCAACGCTGAATGTGAGACCTATATGGCGCACCGGGCCGAGGTCATGGCGGCCATCGCCAAGGGCCGGGCCGACCTGCGGCGGGGCGGCTGAGCCGCTACAGCAGGCGCATCCGCTCTGCCTCGCGCATGAGCTGGTCGCGGAAATCTGGGTGGGCGATGGTGATGATGGCCATGGCCCGCTCCCCCACGCTCCTGTGCTTCAGGTTCACCAGCCCATGCTCGGTGCACAGGTAGTGCACGTCCATGCGCGGCGTGGTCACCACGGCGTCGGGGTCCAGGCGGGGCACCACCCGCGAGATGGTTCCCCCCTTGGCGGTGGAGTAGAAGGTCAAGACGGACTTGCCGCCCTTGGCAGCGTATGCCCCGCGCACGAAGTCCAGCTGGCCGCCGGTGCCGGAGAACTGCTGACCTCCCATGAACTCGGCGTTGCACTGCCCGGTCAGGTCCACCTGGATGATGGAGTTGACCGCGATCATGTTGTCGTTCTGGGCGATGACCGCCGGGTGCATCACATAGTCCGAGGGGGCGCTGGCCAGGCTGGGGTTGTCGTGCATGAAGTCGAAGGTGTCCCGGGTGCCGTAGGCCAGGGAGAAGACGTGCTTTCCTGGCAGCAGGGTCTTGCGCCGACCAGTGACGATGCCTTGGCGGATCAGGTCCACCATGCCGGGGCCGAAGAGTTCGGAGTGGATGCCCAGGTCCCTGTGCCCGGTCAGGCAGGGGCAGATGGCGTTGGGCAGGCTGCCGATGCCCAGTTGCAGCACCGCGCCGTCGGGGATGATTTCGGCCACCAGCCGTCCCACTGCCTCGTCCTCTGGCCGGGGCGGGGGCGGCGGCAGTTCCATGAGCGGCACATGGTTTTCCACAATGGCGTCCACCTCGGAGATGTGCAGCGGCGAATCGCCGAACACGCGGGGCATGTTCTCGTTCACCTCCACCACCAGGGTGGCCGCCTCCCGCGCGGCGGTGGAGGTCAGGTCGTTGGCGGTGCCGAAGCTGAAGTATCCGGCCTTGTCCATGGGCGAGACCGTGGTCAGGCAGGCATCCACCTGCATGTATTCGCGGATGAACTTGGGCACCTGGTGCAGATAGGAGGGGATGAACTGGACAATGCCCGTTGCCGCCAGCTTGCGGACCGCGGCGCTCAGAAACCAGGTCTTGGCAAAGATGGAGTCCACCAGGTCGGGCTTGAGGTAGGTCTCGGCGGCATGGCGCTGGGGGTTGAAGGAGTAGATGCTGACGTCCTTCACGTCTCCGGAGCGCGCCCTGTCGGCCAGGGCGGCGAGCAGGGCCGGCGGCTCGGCCAGGGTCACGCCGTGGATGACGGTGGCACCGTCCCGGATGCGGGAGACGGCGTTGTGCGCACTGGTCAGCTTTTCGCGGTACTGGCTGGCATACGGGTTCATGGGCACTCCTGAGTTTGGACCTATGCTACTGTATGCCCCAGCGCGGGCCGAACTGTCAAATGCGGCGGGGGACCACGCCCGCCGTTCACCGCGACTTGGCTCTGTCGGCAGCAGAAAACGGCGTGAGCTTGAAAAGGCTGATTAATGCGTTGATTACGGGGTGGGGGGGGGCATACGGTGGAATTGAATTGCTGAGTGGTGCGGTCATGGTGTGGTGAGCTCGCCACGCCAAGCCTGCGGAGAAATGCTCCTTTGGCTTCCCTATCTTTTGACATGACACCGCGCTGTTAGTATTGTTTACCCTATCTTCGTGAAGCCCTTACAAGCGATACTGCTGCATCAGCTCGGATTTGATTATGACCAGAACCTGCCTTATTCAGTGTGTTAAGCATGCTTGGGATAATGTCAGGTCACGTAAAGCAAAGGCTACTGGTGCGCCAAAAGAGGCTCAAATGACTATTTCGAAAGGCTATGAAAAACCAATCCAATCACTCAAAGATGACTCTTTAGGGCGGCAGAGAATCGCCAAACAAATCGCACAAACCCTTATAGGGCTTGACGATACTTGGTCAGTCCGAGTCGGATTATATGGGGGCTGGGGAGAGGGTAAGACAAGTGTTGTCAACTTGGTAAAATGCCTCGTGAAAGATGAGGGACATCTCTTTTGCTCTTTCTCGCCATGGGATTGCGACAACATACAAGACTGGTGGGTTGGGCTGGTTGAAATCATCATTGCCGAACTAGAAGCCAATAAACATGACCTCAAGACGATAAACAATCTTAAAACAAAATTAAAAGCACACAAAGCTAAAAGGTATATTTCATTTATCCCTGAGGCAGCCGGAGCTTGTTTTCCCGGCGGGAAGGCCTTGGTGGGCGCGATCAGTCAAGCGGGAGATGATTACCTAAAAAAATACATAACCATTAGCGACGAAGAACTGACCGCAATCCATTCACTGTTGAAAGGGAAACGGATCATCATTGCCATTGACGACCTCGACAGATGCAACCCTAGCATTATCCCGAACCTACTCCTATCGCTAAGAGAGATACTAGACAAACCTAAGCTTTCTTTTCTTTTGGCATTCGACGATGAAATCATCTCCAAAGCTCTGGTACAGCAACACAGGGCATGGGGAAAAGGGGAAAAATTCCTTGAAAAAATCGTTGATTTTAAATTTCACCTAGACCCTCTGGGGCAAAAAGAAAAGCAAACCCTTGTGAACGCTCACAGAACGACCATGCCTGAACTCTTAGGGGATCATTTTCCTGATTTAATAGACGCACTTCCATCCAACCCCAGAAGACTAAAAAGTTTCTTTCGCCATTTCGACTTATTAGAGGTCGAAGTCAAAAGGCACAACAAAGAAGAAGTTAATTGGTATGTCTTATGTTTATTGCTGATCATCAAAATGGACTCTAACAAACTCGTTGATAAAATATTCAATGAAATCGTATTGAACGATGAAGTCATTCAGAACTCTATGTTCAGAAAAGAGAACGATGAAGACCTTAAAGAAAAAGCCTTCACTCAATTAATAAAAGACGAAAGCAACAATAATTGTCGTGAAGCAATAGCAGCTTTTAAAAACGCACTAGAATCAACACGCGATAATAGTGTGAGATATGCCAGAGATTTTTTATTTTCACCTCATGACATAACATGGAAAGAGTATGATGATCTATTAACCGCATACGGTTGCGATATGGTCGATATGGTGTCGTGGATTTCAGGGCATGCCGCCAAAATGTCAAGCAGTCCTGAAGTCGTTCTTGATGAATTGGTCAAAATCACTTTCAGTATGATCAAAAGCCGACTTTATAGTGCCGCAGACGCTCTGCTATTAAAACAACACAACGAACACATCATCTCCTCAATTGGTGCCCTCAACTTTCTCAAAGATTTAATCACTGCCGTGAGCAGCTATCCCAACCTCGTTATCAACACGCAACACATACTTTCAGAACTGGTTGATTTGTCATGCTATTGGCGAAACTTTAGAACAAACGAGTATGATATCAAGGCCAGAAACGAAGAAGAGGCTATGCTCTTATGGCTTCTTCCTAGAGTAAACGGCGGTCTTGTGTCTCTCTATGGAAAGATCTTGGACACAGAGAGGAGTTTCCCATCTGAAAGAGACAATATGTTTACGGAGAAAAATGCCACTTTTTTTCATGCACTTGAAGAGTCAGCAATCAATGAGGTGTTTGTTTATTTTTATGAAAGCAGCAAATATTCCAAGATTAAAGAGCTTGAAGGGGAATATTATGGCGCAACTCAACTAATATTCTCCCCAGACAGTGCCTTACAGAAGAAGCACAACTTGGAAAATCTCGTTAGACAAATGAAGGCCCAGGATAGTGTAAAAGTGCAGTTAGCTCTTTTTGAGTTTTTCAAACTATTGCGCGAGCGTCTGTTTAGTGGCACTATAGGTCTAACTAAAGAACAAATACAAGAAGTTGTCCGCAACGAGGGCTACATCCTGCCATTATGGGAATTCTACATACAAGAACCTTTGAATTTTAGATTCCATCATGATTTGTTGAAAACACATAATTGCATAACAGAACATATCAATTACGAACTGCCAATTCCCGACTGGATTGATAGCTAAACTTCACTAGCCTTCTTCCGTGACAAATGAAAAGACCCTGCCGTGTGCGGCAGACACAGGGTGTACATCCAAACAATAACGCTCCAACGCAAATCAGCGGCCCGCGATTATCCATCGCAAGCCGCTGTTTTCATTCTGGTACCAGGGAAGGGACTCGAACCCTTACAGTATCACTACCGGCGGATTTTGAGTCCGCTGCGTCTACCAATTCCGCCACCCTGGCGTGGGAGAGGTCATTCATAGGGCAGGCTGGCGCAACCTGTCAATATTCTTGTCACGCGGGGCGCTTGGTGGTAGCACCGCTTCTGCGGAACCGGTCTGTCATAGCAACCACAAGGATGCGCCCAATGCTCCCTCTTGGCTCCATCGTCAACGCACTGGCCATCATCGGCGGCAGTCTCATCGGCTGCTGGCTCCAGTCGCGCTTTCCCGATCGCATCCGCACCATCGTCTTTCAGGGGCTTGGCCTGTGCGTGCTGCTCATCGGCATCCAGATGGCCCTCAAGGTCGAGAACATCCTCATCGTCATCTTCGCCGTGCTGCTGGGCGGCATCTCCGGCGAGCTGCTGCGGCTCGACACCCTGTTCGCCCGCCTTGGCGACCGCTTCAAGCGGCTCATCAAATCCGACAACGCCAAGTTCACCGACGGGCTGATCACCGCCTCGCTCATTTACTGCATCGGGGCCATGGCCATCATCGGCTCCCTGGAGGAAGGCATCAACGGCGATACCACCGTCCTCTACACCAAGTCCATCCTCGACGGCTTTGCCTCGGTGGCCCTGGCCGCCACCTATGGCTCGGGCGTGCTCTTCTCCTTCATCCCGGTCCTCGTCTACCAGGGGGCCATGACCATCGGGGCCAGCTTCTTCCAGCAATACTTCTCGCCCATGATGATCAGCCAGGTCACGGCCTGCGGCGGCCTGCTCATCATCGGCATCGGCATCAACCTGCTGGAGCTGACCGAGATCCGGCTGGCCAACCTGCTGCCCGCCCTGGTCTACGTGGTCGCCCTCACCGCCTTCTTTGCATGAAAAAAGCCCGCCATGGGCGGGCCTCTTGCATCGAATCCAAGCCATCCGGCCTATTGGGAGGCCTTTTTCGCCACGGGCTTTTTGGTGCCGCAGCCGCTGCCGCAGCCGCCAGCGCGCTTGAGGTTCACCTCGGGATCGACAATGCGGATGTCGTCCTCGGAATCCATCTGATCCTTGCTCATGGCGTACTCGATGACATCCTCCAGAACCCGCTGGCAGTGCTCGGTGGGGATGAGCTCGCCGACCATGGCCCGCTGGAATTCCGGCCTGTCAAAGGGCGCGGCCCAATCCTTTTCCTTGAAGGCATCCCACGCCCCGATGATGGGCACGTCGATGGGCTTGTCCACCTGGCGCAGGCTCACTTCCCACTTGGTGTAGGCGTAAATGTCGTCCAGAGTCTGCGCCGGCTCGCACGCATGCGTCTCGCTGGCCTGAAAGGACAGCACCACCTTGATCCCTATGGCCAGTTCCTTGAAAAAACGGCCAAACTGCTCGTGGCGCGAAGACTCGACGAGCATCTCTCTGAAATCTTTAGCCATAATATCTCCTTTCACAACCTGTTATCTCAGTACGGGCATAGTCGCCCAATTGCCCCGCGACTTCAAGGGGTTTTCCGGTTTTTGGACGGGCGAACCGGGCCGCCGGGCGTGCATCAGCCAAGAAGGGCGAGCACCAGGGGCAGGGTCAGGGCGGAGAGGATCGTCTGGGCCGTGATGATCAGGGCCATGACGCGGTGGTCGCCGCCCATCTGGCGGGCCAGGATAAAGGCCGAGACCGAGACCGGGATGGCCGTGTAGATGAGCGCGGCGTTGCGCGACACGGCATCCAGCCCGAGTGCCTGGGCGCAGCCAAAGGCGATCAGGGGCAGCACGAGCAGGTGGGCCGCCGAGGCCGCGGCCACGGGCAGGGCCGTATCGCCCACTCCCTCGAAGCGCAAGCCCGCGCCCACGGCCAGCAAGCCCATGGGCAGGGCTGCCTTGCCCATGATGGAGAGCAGGTCGGCCACCACGGCGGGGAGCATGATGTCGAATCCGTTCAGGGTGAACCCGACCACGCAGGAGAGGATGAGCGGATTGCGGGCCAGCTCGATGGCCGTGCGCCGGATGCCGCCGCCGTTGTTGCCGTGGCGCGCCAGCACGAGCACGCAGAGCACGTTGACCAGCGGTATCAGGGTCAGCAGGGCCACGGCCGAGAGTTTCATCCAGTCCGGGCCGAGCAGCGCAGCCGCCGCAGACATGCCCACATAGGTGTTGGGCCGGATGGCTCCCTGAAATACCGAGGTGAAGACCGCTCCGGACATGGGCAGGAGCCGCCGGATGGTCAGCAGCACGCCCGCCATGAGGCAGACGGCAACAAACAGGGTCACGGCCAACCCGGTGGCCGACTCGTCAAAGGAGCGGCCCGACAGCCCGCCCACCAGCAGGGCCGGGAAGAGCGCGTAATAGGTCAGCCGCTCGGACGCGGGCCAGAATCCCGGAGCCGGGAACGCGGCCCGGTTCAGGACAAACCCCAGCAGGATCAGCCCGAAAATGGGCGCCACGGCGAGCAGGATGGGAGACATGGGCGGACACTACGCCCCTTGCGCCTGAAGTGGCAAGCAAAACGGCGGTCCGCCGACAGGAATCGTCAACATGGACGTAGTCTTGCGCGCCAGAAAAACCCCCCGCGCACCGGAGTGCGCGGGGGATCAAATCATTGGCGTTGCTCGGCCCGCTACTCCGGCACGGTCTCCATGGACGCCCACTTGGGCTCGTGCAGGGGCAGGACGAAATCGGCCATGTCCTTGGCCCGGAGCAGGATGTCGTAGGCGTCCTGGGCGTTGGTGTGGGTGCCGGGCGGGATGACCTCCATCTCCATGGCCTTGACCTCCATGGGCGGATTGAGGTTCTCGAGAATGGTGCAGAAACCGCAGATGAGCACGCTGCCCTTGTCGGTCTCGATCTTGACCGACATGCCCCCGGCAGTGTGGGCCGGGGTGTGGATCATGGTGATGCCGGGCACCACCTCGGTGTCGCGGTCCACCACCACCAACTGGCCGTTGTCCTCCACGTCCTCGATGTAGTCCTCAAGATAGCGGAAATCGAGCGGGTGCGGGTTGTGGATGTGCTCCAGTTCCTTCTCGTGCACGTAGATGCGCGCGTTGACGCATTTGTAGTCGTTCTCGCAGTGGTCGTTGTGCAGGTGGGTGTGGATGACGATGTCGATATCCTCCGGGGTTAGGCCGTACTTGGCCAGCCCTTCCTCAAAGGTGTGGATCTTGCCGCCGATGGCTTTTTCGCGTTCCTCGGAGACGATGGGGTGCATCTCGCCGGTGTCCACGAGGATTTTCTTGTCGCCCCCTTCGATGTACCAGGTGTAGATGGGGATGGTGTAGGGGGTGCCGTACCCGTGCTGGTAGGTCATCATGCCCTTGTCAAAGACTTTGGTTCCCATGACGATGGGGTGGATTTTATATGTGTTCATGGTTCACCTTGTGGGTTGTTAATTTCTTTGAAGATATGGGGACTGGTTGGATAAAGTCAAGGTTTGGCGGCGAGGCGGGAGGAGAAGAAAGAAAAGGAAGCCGCCTTTGGCGGGATGAAGAGTCGGGTGAGGATTTCGCTCCTCCGTCGCGACCTCCTTTTGGATCAAAGCGCCCAAAAGGAGGCAAAAACCGCTTTCAAGACCTGTGATCGGGTCTCCCGCGTCGGACACCAGTAGCTTTGGTCTGAGCATAGGGCTGCTGGCGAAACAGTTGGGAGCGGTCGAAGACTCCGCTCCCAACTGTTTCGCCGGGCCGCAGGCCGACGCAACTGGTGCCTCGACGCTCCCGCCCATTGCGGGGCTAGCGAAGGGGGGTTGGAATTGGCGTGGCCGGGCAGGACACAAGACAAGGTCAGGATACTCTTTTGAATTAACCCCTGCCGCGTGAAACAGCGATGGCCTGCCCATCCCGTAAGGGTGGGCGGGCCATCGCCGTTTCATGCGGCTCTTGCCGCCGGAGGCATTCTTTTACGGGATGATGACTCCGACCACGGCGCCGGTCATGAGGGTGGCGAGGGTGCCGGAGATGATGGAGCGCAGTCCGAGGTTGACGATTTCGCCGCGTCGTTGCGGGGCCATGACGCCGAGTCCGCCGATCATGATGCCGAGGCTGCCGAAGTTGGCGAAGCCGCACATGGCGTAGGTCATTATGATGCGGCTGCGTGGGGAGAGGGCGTCCGGGGGCAGTCGGGCCATGTCGAGGTAGGCGAGGAATTCGTTGAGCATGGTTTTGGTGCCCATGAGGCTGCCTGCGGTCTGGGCTTCGGCCCAGGGGATGCCGATGAGCCAGACGATGGGGCTCATGAGCCAGCCGAGGATGCGTTGCAGGGTCAGGGGGGCGTCGGCCACGTTGGGGGCCAGGGCGAGGGCGGCGTTGCCCAGCGAGACGAGGGCCACCAGGACGATGAGCATGGCCACGACGTTGATGAGGATGTTGACGCCGTCCACGGTGCCGTGGGTGACGGCGTCCATGGTGGACACGGACGTTCGCGGG from Pseudodesulfovibrio aespoeensis Aspo-2 includes the following:
- a CDS encoding LytR/AlgR family response regulator transcription factor; this translates as MPKLKTLLIHPDPEIRTALRDVLEDVRFIQVLGEAVSAFEAMEMLEAIPYGVFFVGVDLPGGASGIEMAQMLAGRKHKPALVFISDTETHAYAAFELGATDYLLWPPATGRMARTVDRLQNFKSRFREVPTPASFAADADDPDDPNGERERTVQLPLPEEEQDSFLAALKSAWDQTGGRRLEIEKLAVSQDGRTILIPYDQIIFVEAFEDYSYVHTANQKFLSSHRLKNLEDRLEPHRFFRVHRKYLVNLDMVTEIASMPGSNFMLRTAGRTRIELPISRRRIAELKKVIGL
- a CDS encoding acetate and sugar kinases/Hsc70/actin family protein gives rise to the protein MNVKHYTYRVLWSEEDQEYVGLCAEFPALSWLDEEQAAALEGIVHLIRDVVADMEASGEPIPEPSARIIFPARFH
- a CDS encoding toxin-antitoxin system HicB family antitoxin — encoded protein: MRTTPAVHRDLALSAAENGVSLNRLINALITGRGCHKVELNC
- a CDS encoding acetyl-CoA hydrolase/transferase family protein, with protein sequence MNPYASQYREKLTSAHNAVSRIRDGATVIHGVTLAEPPALLAALADRARSGDVKDVSIYSFNPQRHAAETYLKPDLVDSIFAKTWFLSAAVRKLAATGIVQFIPSYLHQVPKFIREYMQVDACLTTVSPMDKAGYFSFGTANDLTSTAAREAATLVVEVNENMPRVFGDSPLHISEVDAIVENHVPLMELPPPPPRPEDEAVGRLVAEIIPDGAVLQLGIGSLPNAICPCLTGHRDLGIHSELFGPGMVDLIRQGIVTGRRKTLLPGKHVFSLAYGTRDTFDFMHDNPSLASAPSDYVMHPAVIAQNDNMIAVNSIIQVDLTGQCNAEFMGGQQFSGTGGQLDFVRGAYAAKGGKSVLTFYSTAKGGTISRVVPRLDPDAVVTTPRMDVHYLCTEHGLVNLKHRSVGERAMAIITIAHPDFRDQLMREAERMRLL
- a CDS encoding KAP family P-loop NTPase fold protein; its protein translation is MTRTCLIQCVKHAWDNVRSRKAKATGAPKEAQMTISKGYEKPIQSLKDDSLGRQRIAKQIAQTLIGLDDTWSVRVGLYGGWGEGKTSVVNLVKCLVKDEGHLFCSFSPWDCDNIQDWWVGLVEIIIAELEANKHDLKTINNLKTKLKAHKAKRYISFIPEAAGACFPGGKALVGAISQAGDDYLKKYITISDEELTAIHSLLKGKRIIIAIDDLDRCNPSIIPNLLLSLREILDKPKLSFLLAFDDEIISKALVQQHRAWGKGEKFLEKIVDFKFHLDPLGQKEKQTLVNAHRTTMPELLGDHFPDLIDALPSNPRRLKSFFRHFDLLEVEVKRHNKEEVNWYVLCLLLIIKMDSNKLVDKIFNEIVLNDEVIQNSMFRKENDEDLKEKAFTQLIKDESNNNCREAIAAFKNALESTRDNSVRYARDFLFSPHDITWKEYDDLLTAYGCDMVDMVSWISGHAAKMSSSPEVVLDELVKITFSMIKSRLYSAADALLLKQHNEHIISSIGALNFLKDLITAVSSYPNLVINTQHILSELVDLSCYWRNFRTNEYDIKARNEEEAMLLWLLPRVNGGLVSLYGKILDTERSFPSERDNMFTEKNATFFHALEESAINEVFVYFYESSKYSKIKELEGEYYGATQLIFSPDSALQKKHNLENLVRQMKAQDSVKVQLALFEFFKLLRERLFSGTIGLTKEQIQEVVRNEGYILPLWEFYIQEPLNFRFHHDLLKTHNCITEHINYELPIPDWIDS
- a CDS encoding DUF554 domain-containing protein, which encodes MLPLGSIVNALAIIGGSLIGCWLQSRFPDRIRTIVFQGLGLCVLLIGIQMALKVENILIVIFAVLLGGISGELLRLDTLFARLGDRFKRLIKSDNAKFTDGLITASLIYCIGAMAIIGSLEEGINGDTTVLYTKSILDGFASVALAATYGSGVLFSFIPVLVYQGAMTIGASFFQQYFSPMMISQVTACGGLLIIGIGINLLELTEIRLANLLPALVYVVALTAFFA
- a CDS encoding AEC family transporter, whose protein sequence is MSPILLAVAPIFGLILLGFVLNRAAFPAPGFWPASERLTYYALFPALLVGGLSGRSFDESATGLAVTLFVAVCLMAGVLLTIRRLLPMSGAVFTSVFQGAIRPNTYVGMSAAAALLGPDWMKLSAVALLTLIPLVNVLCVLVLARHGNNGGGIRRTAIELARNPLILSCVVGFTLNGFDIMLPAVVADLLSIMGKAALPMGLLAVGAGLRFEGVGDTALPVAAASAAHLLVLPLIAFGCAQALGLDAVSRNAALIYTAIPVSVSAFILARQMGGDHRVMALIITAQTILSALTLPLVLALLG
- a CDS encoding N-acyl homoserine lactonase family protein translates to MNTYKIHPIVMGTKVFDKGMMTYQHGYGTPYTIPIYTWYIEGGDKKILVDTGEMHPIVSEEREKAIGGKIHTFEEGLAKYGLTPEDIDIVIHTHLHNDHCENDYKCVNARIYVHEKELEHIHNPHPLDFRYLEDYIEDVEDNGQLVVVDRDTEVVPGITMIHTPAHTAGGMSVKIETDKGSVLICGFCTILENLNPPMEVKAMEMEVIPPGTHTNAQDAYDILLRAKDMADFVLPLHEPKWASMETVPE